Below is a genomic region from Doryrhamphus excisus isolate RoL2022-K1 chromosome 16, RoL_Dexc_1.0, whole genome shotgun sequence.
ccaattccattcgggttatttgctcaaacggaaagaatctaaccttttgtatacacctcattccgaaagaaaaagtgccaatccgaatgaatatataatcggattcactggggtggaatattcctatCTTGTACCctctcaatcggaaagttgtcagactgcgttcttcttcgtggtgtttttcttattCTGTTGTTtcttggcggttggcaagcagctttcgtgtgcattaccgccatctgtagAACAGAAtcctaaacccttctatacgccattcacaagtccagttttattaaaaaagaaaatacatatctatataaaatatgtgccaagcttaattataaaatattagcaagattgaactttatcttttcctgttcccgggtgcgttctttcttcaattaaaaaaaaatggaggcgagcaattggcactggactaattaacaaagcattattagagccctgtagacatgacaaaacacgactatagtcacatttatactctttttatttacaacatattgcgcaactgcagggtcttgagacacatatgctaactcgcaaactagagagctagcgacctaaacggtcgccttcaagttatttcctttaaacttaaatagccaaaaacttaccacttccacacggatagggaggataactattaacagttatttaacctttaacatgaacattaatcaaacgtaataattttttctgggtacatgataccatacagcatccatatcaaacttgcgcgggccgcactaacattaaactttcatatcaaggtgggggcctcaaactagtgtcctgggggCACTTGGCCCGGgtgtttaagacccctggtgtatactgttgctttcggaaagagaaaaactcctcatataAACGTGGTTATTGTTGTCTAGTTCCCATTTATTTGGGGAAAACTGGCCTCAAATTGCATCAAAGAGGTgttattgtgtttgtatttatgaTATTAGAGTCCATCTGTGAATGTATTCACTTGTTCATAATTCATTTTCAACATCTTAAACATCCAGGACCCAACACCTATTCAGAGGCAAGCCATTCCCATTGGCTTACAGAACCGTGACATCATCGGTGTGGCTGAGACTGGTAGTGGTAAAACAGCCGCTTTCCTCATCCCACTCCTCGTCTGGATCACTACCCTGCCAAAAATTGACCGGTAACGTCATAATGTGATTTTACAATAAACAATCttggttgtttttctttgtgacACTCATGTTCATCCATGGTATCTTATTCATGCAGGATTGAGGACTCGGATCAGGGTCCTTATGCTGTGATCCTGGCCCCGACTCGTGAGTTGGCGCAGCAGATCGAGGAGGAAACGATCAAGTTTGGTAAACCGCTCGGCATCCGAACCGTGGCTGTAATTGGAGGAATCTCTCGAGAGGATCAGGGTTTCCGTCTCAGGATGGGTTGTGAGGTGAGAGGCTCGTTTGACTCATTTGCATTCAGAACGGAATCAAACAATACGTGTGGATTGGACCTCGATTTTCAACACACGTTCCAACAGATTGTCATTGCCACCCCGGGTCGTCTGATCGACGTATTGGAGAATCGCTACCTGGTCCTGGGCCGCTGCACCTATGTGGTCCTGGATGAAGCCGATCGTATGATTGACATGGGCTTCGAACCTGACGTCCAAAAAATTCTGGAGTACATCCCCGTGACCAATCAGAAACCAGACACAGAAGAAGCAGAAGATCCTGAGAAAATGACAATGAACTTCGAGTCCGGGAAACATAAATACAGACAAGTACGTCACTCTGAATCGTTCATATTGTTTCGATTCTTTACTTGACTTTTCACTGATTCACTGTTTGATTCCCGCCTTGCAGACCGTCATGTTCACTGCCACGATGCCTCCAGCTGTGGAACGACTGGCCAGGAGCTACCTGAGACGTCCCGCCGTGGTATACATCGGTTCCGCAGGCAAACCTCACGAAAGAGTCGAACAGAAAGTGCTGCTTATGTCCGAGGGAGAAAAGAGGTCAGGCTTATGGAGACAACATCTGGCATCCCAGATTTTGCTGCTACTAGAGTTCTCCAAGACTTGACAcaacaaatgttatttttgtggcGTAGGAAGAAGCTCCTGGAGGTGTTGGCGCATGGTTTTGAACCACCAATCATTATCTTTGTCAACCAGAAGAAGGGCTGCGACGTGCTGGCTAAGTCTCTGGAGAAGATGGGCGTAAGTAGTCGTGGTTTTTAGTTTTGAccgaaaacaagaaaaatagttaacaaaatgtaataaaaaaaaaagaattaaaaggCATACATATGAAGAATGTCATCATAATAATAGTGACACACTTGACTTGGCATATGATACTTGGGGCGTCCAAGGAGTTTCCACACTCGGATATATTGAACGCAACACATGTACACATTCTAAGATGTTATCCATATTTCAAGCTTTGTCAcataagtgaaaaaaaaaattacttttgctcttttttcgCCCTTTTTCCTGAAATAACTGCCGTGAAGTTTCTTCtcattattcccatcatatgttgtatttattaCACTTTTCCCCATTTCCAACatctgtttactttttttttggtttctcatATTAGCTGGTATCGTTCATCTTTTCTGCGTCTCAAATAGACCCAAAGATCTCAAATTTGGACCCATCAGACCAAAGCACAGATTTCTACTAATTGTCTAATGTCAATTCCTTGTGTTTCTTGGCCCAAAATAAATCTCTTCtgcttgttaaaataaaataaaataaataaataaatggataaataagataaataaaataaatacaataaataaattgaataaatgaataaaataaatgaataaaataaatgaataaaataaatgaataaatggataaaataaatgaataaataaataaaattaataaatattaataaaacaattaataaaattaattaaataattaaataaatatgtaaatataaataaaatgtaataaaaatgtatttatttatgtacttatgtatttattaaatacatttatttatgtatttattaaataaatttatttatgtattaaatacataaataaataaatacataaaataaaataatataagaaatataaaaaatataaaaaaaaaatagtaatatataacattttaaaaaagaagtaagctatgaaaataaatgtgagtAACACTCGGCCATTTTAATTTTGTAGAAGTCGCtttctcaagaaaaaaacattggtgaCTTCTAATATAGCCAATAATCCATTTACACGTAATCTATGTGATCGGTATAGGCCGACTTTGCTCATGTATGATAATCGATATCATGTTCATGCTACATTTTGCAGCCATTAAGAGATTCTAATCTGTCCTTCTCACAGTACAACGCTTGCACGCTGCACGGTGGCAAAGGTCAGGAGCAGAGAGAGTTTGCGCTCTCAAACCTTAAAGCCGGAGCCAAAGACATTCTGGTGGCCACGGACGTGGCCGGTCGAGGTATCGATATCCAGGATGTGTCCATGGTCATCAACTATGACATGGCCAAGAACATCGAAGGTAAGCGGCCATCTTTTCACCTTTTATGCCCTCCATGGACAACTGTTATAATAGTAACTGCAGTAATTGTTGCTACTAATGCAGAAAAAATGTGTATGTGGTAAATCACTCACCCaccaatcacccccccccccctctctaaAATCCAGATTACATCCATCGTATCGGCCGTACGGGTCGTGCTGGTAAGAGCGGCGTGGCCATGACATTCCTCACCAAGGAGGACTCGGCCGTATTCTACGACTTGAAGCAAGCCATCTTGGAAAGCCCCGTGTCCACCTGCCCGCCGGAGTTGGCAAACCACCCGGATGCTCAGCACAAACCTGGAACCATCTTGACCAAGAAGAGACGAGAGGAG
It encodes:
- the ddx23 gene encoding probable ATP-dependent RNA helicase DDX23, with protein sequence MAADSSDKKDAESSGTKDRERKRSRSRERDRKVSPIRKRRRSRERNRSKSIERDRRMKDKDREKERDRDKERDRNRKDRDSHRRDKDRIRRSRSLSPKSKDSKIKREKDIKTEEEEDDKQKKEKVQPLSLEELLAKKKAEEEAEAKPKFLSKAEREAEALKRREQETEERRRLMEEERKKRRMFQDIGRKMMEDPQERERRERRERMERENNGNEEDDGRVKMREEKDKGKELQAIKERYLGGLKKRRRTRHLNDRKFVFEWDASEDTSVDYNPIYKEKHQVQLYGRGFIAGIDLKQQKREQSRFYGDLMEKRRTMEEKEQEETRLKKMRKKEAKQRWDDRHWSQKKLDEMTDRDWRIFREDYSITTKGGKIPNPIRNWKEYQLPAHILEVIDKCGYKDPTPIQRQAIPIGLQNRDIIGVAETGSGKTAAFLIPLLVWITTLPKIDRIEDSDQGPYAVILAPTRELAQQIEEETIKFGKPLGIRTVAVIGGISREDQGFRLRMGCEIVIATPGRLIDVLENRYLVLGRCTYVVLDEADRMIDMGFEPDVQKILEYIPVTNQKPDTEEAEDPEKMTMNFESGKHKYRQTVMFTATMPPAVERLARSYLRRPAVVYIGSAGKPHERVEQKVLLMSEGEKRKKLLEVLAHGFEPPIIIFVNQKKGCDVLAKSLEKMGYNACTLHGGKGQEQREFALSNLKAGAKDILVATDVAGRGIDIQDVSMVINYDMAKNIEDYIHRIGRTGRAGKSGVAMTFLTKEDSAVFYDLKQAILESPVSTCPPELANHPDAQHKPGTILTKKRREETIFA